From Bdellovibrio sp. KM01:
CAGTGATTGGAAATACTGTGCTGGAACCATCAATTTTAACTAGGCTTTCCGCTTTTGCGGCAAATGCGCTTAGAACCAAAGCGCTCATGATCAAGAACTTCATTATTATCCTCCGATAAATGGATATCAGAAAATTAACAAAGTCCGTGGCGAAGAGGTATCTCTTCGCCGTTAAGATTGTGTCAGGGAATCGTCAAGAATAGCGGTTAGGAGTAGTGCCTCGCCAGATTCGTTTTATCAAGGCGCCAGGAGGAAGCTGTACACCGTACAGCGACGACGCAGCAACGCAGAGAAAACGGATCTGGTGATGCACTACAAGCGGACGCTGAGGCCGTCTTTGAGTGCCTGCTTTTGCGCACGTAGCGCCGGGATAAGGCCGATCAAAATACCTGCGGCAATGGCTGCAAATATATAGATAAGTTCAGAACCTGTGATGGCTGCTCCATCTAAATACAAACCAAATTCATTCTCTAGCCACGGCTTCAAAGCGATAGCAAGGATGAAGGATAAAACAGTCCCCGATACGACTCCAACAATTGTCAAAAGAGCGGATTCAAAAACCAACAGACCCAGAATTTGTTGCGATCCCGCTCCCACGGCACGCAAGATCGCCATTTCGCGGCGGCGTTCGTTCAATGTCGTCGTCAGAGCAATCAACATCCCCATAAAGCCCACGGCCAAAACCATCCAAGAAATCATCCGCAGAACATTTTCCACATAGGAAAGTCCCTGCCACAATTCACTTAAAGTCGCACCCGGAATGATTGCCAATAACGGTTCGGCTTTGAATTCATTGATTTCACGTTGCAACTTTAAAGTTTCAACGCGGGATTTAGCGCCCACGAAAAAAGCTGTGATGCTGTGAACTTTGATATTTTCTTTTTTAATTTCGGCAGCCGGCGTTTCTTTCGCTGCCGACGGAACGGCTCCGTCTTGCCAGTCCATATGAAGAGCTTCCATCCCCTCCAGGCTGACATAAACTGAACGATCCAGCGGAGTACCTGTACTATTCAAAATACCTGCGATTTTAAATGGACGACGGTCATGTTTAACCACGCCTTCGCCTTTAGTCACTCCGTGAGCAATGACCACATTGTCACCTAGTTTATAACCAAGCTTATGCGCAACCTCAGCCCCAATCACCACATCCCAAAGATCCTGAAGCTCGTGGCCAGAATGCAAAGATACCTGCTGATCACCACGATAATGATAATGCTTAAAGAAATCCGCCGTCGTCCCCACCACACGGAAACCACGGTGGCTATCCCCCAGCGAATATGGAATCGTCCATTCAACTGCCGGAAGCTTTTGAATCTCTTGATAGGATTCATAGGAAACGTTATGAGTCGCATTCCCCATATTGAAAACCGTGTACAGAATCAACTGCAACGGACCACTGCGGGCGCCTACAATCAAATCGGTTTTAGAAATAGTTTGAGTAAAACCCTCTTGCGCGGCTCTTTGCGCGCGCTCCACGGACAAAAGTAAACCCACACTGAGGGCGATGGAGATCACAGTCAAAGTCGTCGCCAAGGCGCGGTTCTTAAGAGATTTAATTGCCAGGTTCAAGAAGATCATCGTGCTGTCCTGTTAATTGATTCAAGCGACAGCGAACGCGTAAAGAGGCCCTCGATGCCTCGATCGTGAGAAACAAAGACCACTGTCGTTCCATAAAGCTCAGACAAGTCAAAAAGCAGCTTCAAAAACTTCTCGCGATGATCGGCATCCAATGCCGATGTTGGCTCATCAGCCAACAACAAGTCAGGTTTCCCCAACAAAGCTCGCGCGACGGCAACACGCTGCTGCTGTCCTACGCTTAACTCAGTCACTTTTTTATCCAACAAATCGCCGATGCCCAAGTTACCGCACAATGCACGGATCACCATATCCGTATCCACGCTACCAAGGCGGGACTTACGCACAGGACTTAGGTGCAATGGCAATTCAATGTTTTCAATGACTGACAGATACGGAATCAAGTTGAAGCTTTGAAAAACATAACCCATGTGTTCAGCGCGAAAGGCATCGCGTTCGGCGGAGCTCATTGTGGAAAGATCACGACCCAAAACCTTGATACTGCCTTTCGTGGGAACCAAAACTCCCGAAAGACATTCCAATAAAGTTGTTTTTCCAGTCCCACTGGGACCATACAAAAAGAGTTCTTCGCCTTTTTGCACCGTGAACTCGGGTACCACTAAAGTTGGCTTGTTATAGCCAGGATAAGTGTACTCAAGGTTACGAATTTCAATCAACGCTTCACTAGAGCTCAACCTGTTCTCCGCTCTTCTTAATTTCCTGGGACTTTTGTGTTTCCCCATTGATCACTGTGACTTTCACAGTTTTCACATGAGCAAACACTTTTTGGACCCCAAAAGTCACCGCTGTACCAGTCGGTGCTGTTTCACAAGTCACATTAAAAATGGCATTTACATCCGCGTGTTTGTCCTTTTGGACAACCTCGTTGTAATCCATTTTTACTTCACACTTGTTTTCCGCTGCAAACTGAAACAAGTCATTCACTTTATCATTAAATTTCTTAAGACCTGCCTCTTTATTAGCCTTGTCTTTGGCAGACTTAGCTTCGTATTCAAAACCATAAATACTTGATGCCGGAGCATGGAACTCAATTTTGCCGTTTTTTCCATCAAAAGCGACATTGACCGTCGCCAGACCGTGGGCGTGAGCCCCTTGCTCGCGTGCGGCCAAGGCCAACACTGAAAACAAAAGCACCTTGAACATAAAACCCCCTTATGTGGTGAGTTTGGCAGGAACCTATTTATAAGGCTCTACCGCCTCACCGGTAATTTCGAAGGATGCGTCACCGTACATTGATTTCTTGGTTACGAGTTTAAAAGTGCCATACACCCAGATTGGGCCTTGCATTGCTGGCACACCCTTTTTCATTTTAACATAGACCATTTGATTCGGTGGCGGAGCGGGTACGTGAATGCACGCCTGAGAACTTGGCACCAACAGAAACTCCACCACCTGGCGCTGCTCGTCTTCCAGAGGCACCATGAAGCCAGGAATTCTGACCGGCTTTTCGTTTAAGGCATCCAGCTCTGGAGTGCCTTTCCCCGTAATATAATCCATCTCCCCCAAAAGGCGCCAATCGACGGTCGCTCCTCCGAGGTCAGGGCCCTCTTTCAATCGCTGATAAGTAGCGACTGTGGCGATGACTGCCAGAATTAAAATACCGGGTATAAGCCAATTCTTCATAGCTCTAATTTAAGACCTCTGCCCTCTTAAATGCAATAGCTTTGCTTGACTCCAGCATCTCTGCTATAACCAAAAACCTGATACCAAGAGGTACTAATTATGAGCGGAAAAATTCAAAGAGTTCGTGGCACGCGTGATCTTCTTCCCGAGGAAAGCAGAGTCTTTCGTTTTGTCGAAGAATCAGCCTATAAAAAAGCAAATCTTTACGGTTATGGCGAAATAGAAACGCCGATTTTTGAATTTTCTGACGTATTTCATCGCACTTTAGGCGAAACTTCCGACGTTGTTAGCAAAGAGACTTATGATTTTACAGATCGCGGTGGAGAAAGCCTCACTTTAAGACCCGAAGGCACTGCGGGCGTGGCTCGCGCTTTTATTTCAGAAGGCATGAGCCAAAATCTTCCCCTGAAATTCTATTATTCTGGCCCTATGTTTCGTTATGAGAGACCACAAAAAGGTCGCTATCGCCAATTCTTCCAATTAGGCGCAGAGTGTCTAGGTTATGACACTCCTCATGCAGATGTCGAGTGCATCGCCTTTGCCTGGGACCTCCTTAAAAGTATCGGTATTTCTGGTGAGTGCACTTTGGAATTGAACACACTTGGTGACGCTGAAAGTCGCGCTGCCTACCGCGAAGCCTTGGTGCAATACTTTACGGCACACCAGGAACAATTGTCTGCAGACAGTAAAACTCGCTTGGCCAAAAATCCCCTGCGTATTTTGGACTCCAAAGACGAAGGCGACAAAAAGTTGAGCGAGAACGCGCCAAAGTTCCAACAGTATTTAAACGAAGCTTCACAAAAATTTTTCGCCGCTGTGATTTCAGGAATTGAAAAACTGGGCATCCCTTACAAAGTGAATCCATTCATCGTGCGTGGCCTTGATTACTACTGCCACACTGTTTTTGAATTCACGACAGATAAGTTGGGAGCGCAAGGAACGGTTTTGGCCGGGGGACGTTATGACGGCTTGGTTGAAACCATGGGTGGACCTCGCACACCAGGAGTGGGCTGGGCCGCAGGGATTGACCGCTTGGCCGACCTGACTCCGAAAGAATTAGCCCTTAAAAAAGAAGTACTGGTAGCTGTTATTGGAGCCGACGATCAAGGCGAAGACGAAAGCGTCAAGCTTGCTCATGAGATCCGCAGTCGCGGCATTAAAGCCGAAAATTTCTTGTCCGGTAAAATGGGTAAAAAAATGCAGAAGGCCAATAACAAAGGTGCACATTATGCGCTGATCTTGGGTGGCAACGAAGTCTCCAGCAAAACTGTCACAGTTAAGAATTTTGTGACGGGAGAGCAAAGTACAATCCCAAGATCTGAAATTGCCACTTTCGATTTTAAAATCTAAAAGGTACGGACACACTTTATCCATGCGACAACATGTCCGCATGGATAAAGTGTGTCCGTACCAAATCGCTATCTTAGTTACCAGCAATCAAAGACATCAAAATTTGGCTGACTTGTTCTGGGCCCACGCCGTTTGCTTGCGCCGCTTTTTCAACCAAAGCATTTACGTCACTGTAGTCACCTTGAGATTGCTTAACCATAGCGGCTTTCAATTGGCCGTATGAGCTACCGATGATCTCTTTTGTGTAAGCGTCGTAATCCGCATCCGTCATGCTGGATTTTGGATTGTTTTTCAATTGAACCGCCAGGCGAGCCAAAGTTGTTGAACGTTCTGCGCTCAAACCGAATTGCGCTTGGATGCCTTTAGCAGATTCATTGATGTCCATCGCTTGTTTCATTGCAGTTACTTTTGCCAAATCTTTGCTGGAAGTCGCTGTCTCTTCATAAACGTAACCAGCAGCATCTTGATAGTAACCATTCCCGATGTAGTTAACATCGTACCATTTTTGAGAGTAGATGTAGTTGCTGATGTCTTGGCCGACTTTCCAATCATCGATGTACACAGCTTGGGTATTGCCGTGATAATCAACAACGATGTAACCCGCAGAGTTCGTCGTGCTTTTCACTAACGTCAAATTCACACCGGCATCAGTGTAAGCTCTTTTTACAAACTCACGCGCTAATTCATCGTGCGTGTAATAAACATTGCCCGTGCTGACAGAACCGCCACCACCACCGCCGCCGCAAGCGCTGATTGCAACTGCTGTTGCAGTGACCAATCCCAAACTCATTGCCGATTTCAAAATTTTTGATGCATTCATTTGTGGTTCCCCTTTTTTCTGTAGAACTTAGTTCTACGTTTGTTGTTCAGTGTTTTTTTTAAAATTCCGTTAGCAATCTGTTTAGCAAATCCTTTGCCAACTTTTTCAGTGTCGTTTTGTTCCTAATACGTCAGAGGCAAGATGCGTAACTCTGCATTCGCGTTGCCTCCGCACATCAACACCGCAAAGTTTTTATTTTTATAATCCGTGAATTTTTGCGGCGTCAGTGCGCGACATTCAGAGGGAACATCCAGATTTAATTTTGCTGGTGCGACAAGTTTTCCCTCGTCACTTTCTGTCCAGAAATAAATATGATTGGAATACATCTGCGTCGCATCGACATAAATCGCAGGGCTTAATCGCGATCCATTTTGCACCACTGCCGGGAATAGTAATTCTGTTGAGCTGATGCCAGGCCATGTCGCTCGGTGAATCGAGCTCTCATAACGGCGTACAGAGCCGTTCGTATTGTTAACCTGCATGATCAAATTACTTTTGCTTTGTGCAAAGGTGAAATATTCAGCACCACGGCGAAAGCTTTGCACCAAACTGATCAACAGATCTTTTGTGGTCGATGACTGCAAAATAAATTCACCTTGCACACGTGCGTTCAAATCGAAAAATAAATTTTGCGCTTTAATAGGTGTCAAAAACACACCGAAAGAAACTGCGGAATTTTTGACGGCGACATTGTCGGTCAAATCTGTCACCGGAGCGGAAACACCGCTGGCCATCATCGATGAAGAGTAATCCATCGGGCGCAATTCAAACTTATGTTGATCCAACCACTCCCCGCGTGTTTCAACCACCACGAAGCGTTTTAAATCTTGGCTTCCATAGGCATAAAGCAAGCGAATACGATCAAGGCTGTTCACAGATTGAGGTAACATTGTGATCAGGCGCAAATCCTGTTGGAAATTTAGTCCCAACGCGGCTCTGACACCTTCATTGAATTGATAGTTGTCGAAATTGCGCGTCTGATATGTCCAAGCACCCTTTTCCTGAACAGCTTTCAAATAAAACACTCGGCGCATCGGCGAGTTGTTTTCAAATTGAAATCCGTCGGGATTGACGTCAGCTTTTGGAATTTTACCGATTGTCGTGAAGACTGGCACCAGACCGCTCGAGCTTTGTAATGCAAACTGCAAGCTAGTCACAGCATCTTTATCCATCACCACCGTCTCTGGTGTAAACGTGATCACGCGGCGCTGAGATACCAGGTCTTCTGAAACCAAAAGATACGTCATCGTTTTGGTTTTGCCATCAGCCGCTAAGCCCATGGTGCCAATCCAGTATCCTTGCAGGCCATTCGCAAGCGGAACTTTCATGAAACTTAAAATATTTTTTGTCCCAACTGGCAGTTCAATGTGTCTTTGTTGATAGGAGGAGCCGTTCTTTTGCAGGATCGAAAGTTGAAGCTGGCCTTCTTTCGCCTCCCAGAAATAATAGTCTGGTGAATCAGAGATCCCTGCCACATCATTGACGGTCATTGTCGTTTTGATGACGGCAGGAGAAGTTCCCGGCAGCAGGCGAATCGGCAAACGCGTCACCGCAGCGTCATTTTTTAGACTGCGGGATAATTCAAATTCATGAACAAAGGAGCGTGCGCCAAAAGAAGTCTGCACGATTACACGAATTTTGACACTGGAGCTGGCACTTTGATCTTGAATGCGCGCCACGAGTGCCAAATTTTTCTGTTCGCCACTTGCCAAAGACAAAGTTTGGGAGGCACCCGATTCAAGGGAAAAATTTGCAGAAAGCGATTGCACTGTCACACCAACTGCGTCGGCGGCCTGCCAATAGTTCTTAATTGGTAACGCGATTTGCACCACGCCTTCGCCCGCATTGAACAAGGCACGCGAAAGACCCTTGAAATCTGGCGCGATCACAGGACGCGCTGACATATTTAGTGCTGACTGAATTTTCAATGTTCCAAACAGAGTAAATTTACCTTTTTCCAGATCTTGAGCTGCGGAAAAAAGGCGAGCCTTGATTTCATCGGCACTGATTCCTGGATAGGCTCCCTTTAGAACTGCCACCGCAGCACTTACGAATGGCGCCGCCTGACTGGTTCCATTTAAAAGCTCATAGCCCTTCACTGAAAAATTCATCGGGGCTTTGACATTCGGATAAGTACTAAGAATTTCCTCACCCGGAGCACTGATATCAACTTGGCCACCGTAGTTTGAAAATCCCGTTAAAGTATTATCAATCCCCGTCGCGGCGACACACAGAACACCCGGGTAAGAACACGGGAAGTTAAAGCTGTTGTTATTGTTATTTCCGGCAGCAGCAACGATAAAAATCCCCGCCTGCTGAGCTTGCGCAAAAGTTTGGCGAAGCTCCGCCGAATCTGTCGCCGCTGGCCACCCCATACTGATATTGATCACATCAACATGCTTTTCAATGGCATATCTAAGGGCTTTGATCACGCGAGAGGTTAATGCTGTGCTAGCGGAAATTGAAGAGTTCGCGGCATTGGCATCCGCTGCACCAGTCACTTTCAGAGGTAAAATGCGCACACGGTTCGTAATCCCCGCCACACCCGTTTTGTTATTGATTTGAGCAGCAATGATTCCCGCCACATGAGTACCGTGTCCCAAGTCGTCATCTGGATTGTTTTCATTCGGAGCCCCGGCAGCCACCATGAAGTTCCAACCGATGCAATCGCCTTTATATCCGTTCGCATCTTTGTCGGCTTCGGGTTTATAAGGAATCCCTCCGTTAAGACATTCTTTGTCGTTGTGATAAAGACTGGCGGCAAGGTCCCCGTGTTGCACTTCCACCCCGCTATCCAAAACAGCCACGACAATGTTTTTCTTCATCACTGAAGCAAAACCATCGCTGCTTGCCTGAACATCAGAACTGCGCCCTGGAATGGCAGACACCTCTTGCGAGCGAATATCGGTATCATCGCGAAGGACACGGTGATCACTCGCCTGCAACGCCCATTGGTACTTTGTTAAAGTGTCATTACTAAAGGGAGCCCGCGTGGACGCAGTTAATGCACCTTGTGCAGAAGTCGCCAGAATTAAGCCGAGAGTAAGGATGGTTTTATTCATGACGCACTCCTAAAGTGGATTTAGCAACCAGGTGATAAAAAACTCACCATTTAAGATTTGTAGATTTTGTTGAATGAAGTTCAAAGGACCGTTGCTGGCGCGAGCACCCACCACACCGATGGTATTTCCCATCAATGGTGTATCGCCCAATTCATCGTTTTCACGGAAACCCTGGATGCGAGCCTGGATAAAGATATTTTCTTCACCCACAACTGCGACCAACTTTTTCCCTGGGAAATATGTCTCTGCCAGATCCACCATGGCCAAAGCACGCTCTGCCGCCAACGGACCGTTCGTGGCTTTTACTTCCAGATATTCTTTCTGTGATCTTAAGTAGCGGCGGAAATGCGTATCCAAGGATTTTTGCGCACGATCGCACTCGCCACTGGGCCAAGGATTTTTGCACAGATCATACATGGAGTTTTTCATCAACATTTCCACTTGATCGCGCGGCATCGTCGCCAATTTTTGCAAACCTGTTTTATAGACATTGATGCTAAGAGTGATCGAGTACAGAAGAATCTTGCGCGTGTCGTTCAATGCCTGCGCATCAATTAACTTTACACCAAAGTCTTCATTCATTTCTTTTAGGATCTTAAGGGCTTTCTCTTTGGAGATATTCCAACCTTTGTGCTGATGAACGACCTGGGCAAACTCTGCTTCAGGCCCGCTGGCCAAACCGGCATTCGGGTCATTGCTGTCTTTCTGCGTACCTTGGAAACTAACCAGTCGTGAAACCGCACTCCCCATAAAGGTGTCGCCTGGATTTCCACTGCCACCGGTGTCCAGAACCACGTTATCACTGCCCGTTTTATCACGCAGGAATCCCGCTAGGGTCTGCATCACCAATGAGTAATAGTCTTTGCCTGTGCGCAAACCTGTCGAGCGGTACAGCACCGATGTTTTGCTGCCGGAAGGAAGCTCTACTTGAAAGCGGTCTTTCAAAGTCATTTTACGAGTTTGATAGAACAAGAATCCGAAGTTCACGTCTCTTTCAGAAAAATCATGAGAGATCAAAGTCGGATCTTGATCCACATTCAGCATCTCAAGTGAATTGCTCATAAAGATCTGACGCAAGATACGCACGTTGGTTTCGTACTGAGCAAGATTTCTCTCCATCTCGCCTGCGTCTGATGAACCAATCGTCAGGGTGTAAAACTTGGTATTCACACGTCCGGCCATTGCACCCACGCTTAACGTCACCAGTGGCACACCATAAGACGTTAAGCCCACTGCCACGGAACCCTTGGTCACGCGACCTGGGTCATTGTAGATCTGGAATGTGTATTTATCTTTTTTGTAGATCTGAATACGGTGCAGGAACATTTGCGACGCATTGAAGGCCGTTTGGAATTGCACAGTAGGTGATGTTGGGTATGTCAGGCTTAAGCCCGCTTGTCCTGTCACGCTATCGGTAATTAGCAAGGACTCGCCCACGCCCATTTCCTTATCTAATGACTCAGCGATAGCTTGCAAGTTGCTGGAACCATCCGCTGCCGTTGGTTCATCCAGTTCTGCTGCCCATTTTTTCTTAAGGAATGGAACCAGTACGTTGCGGTAAGGAGTTTTATTAACAGCTTTGATACTTTTTAATGGTTTGATGTGAGTGTAAGAACGTTGCAATTGCAAACCGATGTTACCGCTTTCACTGATACCATTCAGACCTTGAATCCCAATGAAGAATCCTGGGGTGACTTGGAATCCAAAGGTGTCAGCCATTTGCACCAAGTTATCCGTGCCCATATAGCTGCCCACCACCACTTCACGAGAAAACAAAAGGCGGCCTGACCAGGATGGAATCGCATACATACCCAATGGGATGTTTTTCTTTTGCCCTGTCGTGGCTTCGCTGATCATTTGATCAACGATGTTACCCAAAGTACGTTGGTTCACTTTGCCTTGAACGGCGTTGTTGTTATTGAAAAAGGAATTCATATATGACATCGCTGAATCAATCAGAGAGCTGATTCCTTTGGCTTTTAAGAACGCGGTTACTTCGGATGTGGAAAGTGGGTTGTCAGGATCACCGAACGAAAAACGAGACGCATATCCTGGCCAGTTGGAAGCCTTTAGTTTTCCTTCGACCAAGTTTGGTGCAGAAGAAACAGCACTGATAACTGTCAGTGGTTCGGCCGAGATTTGAAATAGTTTAACCAGATCATTACGACGGGATTTTAATTTTTCATGAAGGAGCATGGAAACTTCATTGGGAAGTTTGGCCGCTTGAACGATCTCTTTCCAGTCATGGGAACCCAGCCGTGAAAGACGGCGTACGATCCACTGCGCATCTTGAAAGCTTGGATTAAACCAAGAGGCCCATTCATAATTCAAATAGACCGCTTGGTTCACAATACGACCGGCCAGCCACGAAAAGCTGTTCAAGCTTTCAGGTACATCTACTAATTGATACGGAACCAACAAAGCATTCATCACGCGGCGGCCCTGAATCACCGACGGAGGAATCGCTCCTGTTTCCAGACTGTAAAAAGTTTGGGTCGCCGGCAATAGCACGACGTCTTGCAAATCCACGTAATCTACATTGGGATCCTGGGTGTTATTCACGACCCAACGGCTGGGGGCGCCCTCTGTATTATTTTGAATATCAGTAAGAAATCCTAAAAGACTGGCGTGACCATTCAAGCGCACACGGAGATGTGACATCCACTGCGTGGGCTGAACTTTATATCCCAATTTTTCTAGCAAAGCTTTGCGCAGTAAAAGGTTGTGCGCCTTTTTACCAAGCATCACTTGATATTGTTCGATGACGCCGTTATTTTGAAAGTGCACAATGAAACGATACTCACCGACAACTGACGGCGTATTCCCGGCCATTTCCATTTCTGCATTCGCAGGAATATTCAATGTGTGATTGCTAAGATCTAAAGGCTTCACCGCAGAGTCTTGCCAAATATCAGAGGGGGCCGGATTCATTTTTGAAATATCGACATTTGATTTCAACATGCGCGTCAAATCTTCGGGCAAAACAATTTGTCCCTGTTGACCGATAATATCAACAGCCTGCGCACTGTCGCTGCCAACCGCAATCATTCCCGGGAAATCAGTCGGAGATGCTGTCGCTCGAAGAACGAAAAATGTTAGCGAGAAAAAAATTAAAGAAAGATATTTTGCCATAGTCCCCTCACGCAGGAGGGACCCATTGCCGAAATCGTGCCAAGCCAAAATGGCACCACAGGTTTACATTTCACTCGCAGCGCACAAAAAAGGGCGAGTCCAAAAAACTCGCCCTCATAAAATCGCTTCAATTTATTTTTGAATTTGTTCACGCACTGACACGGTCAACATCAAGAATTTTTTTTCGTCGCTCGATAAAGTCAACACCACACACCTAAAAGCTCCCAGCGCGCAAGGGGTATCGGTCATGCAGGCATCCAGCTCGATGACAACAAGGTGACCGATACCCCTCCTTAATTATCTCTCTAATTTCCGCCGGAATGATCACCGCAAAATTAAACCTCGGGGTATCGGTCAAGTATCCTTCAGAAGCATGGTTGCCAAAGAGTGACCGATACCCCTACGAACACGCGGATAAAATAATTCAACATACGGACATCAACGCATCTGTTTTCCAACGAGTTCCACCTCACCCAAGAACCCATTTTGCAACGTCCACAAACATTCTCGATGGGTATCGGTCATGCCCTCTGAAATCGAAAGGCTCAGATGAAACAACAAACCTTTTCCTCCCTAAAAATTCCTTGGAAGCATCGCTACTGCCACGGTGGGATTCTTCGCAAATCATCACTCGGTCGCGGTGCGAGACCTCTTTCACATCGAGATCCTATGCATCTGGTTTTTAAAGTTAATAAGGCAGCAATAAAAGGCGGACTACGTCACTCACGGAATTTTTCACTAATAAATAGGCTGATGAAAAAATATTCCGCCAAATTCTTTGTGAAAGTCGAACAGTTTTCCGTCCAGACTGATCACGTCCACTTGCTGGTGAGAGGAAGTAAACGGTCGAACGTGCAAAGCTTTTTACGAGTGCTTGCCGGCCAGTTCGCGCAAAGGTTGACCGATACCCCTAACCAGAAGCGAGAAGGACCGAGCGTTTGGAAGTATCGTCCATTTTCGAGAGTGATTAAGGGGTTTAAGCCGTATAAAATCGTCAAAGACTATATTCAACTGAATGAGCGAGAGGCCCAAGGAAGACCGTATTCAAAAACAAGACTGCGCGGCCTCAGCCAGGAACAGCTGATAGAGTTATGGAAATAAAAAAACCCACACCGAAAGATGTGGGCTATCGAAATTTAAAAATCTCCAAAAAAAATGCCGCAAAACAGAAGCGGTCAAAAAGGTTCGAGTGCAAGGCGGAGGGCTATCCCCGCAGCGCAGGCGTGCTCTAAGCACGTCGAAAGCAATCGGGCCTTTTTCACCACTTCCCTCGCGGTTACTTACGATTCAGACGAATCGATTGGCCACGCCCCCAGCCGCTGATTTTCAGCGAACCCGATCGGCTCCATAGGAACATCAGTGCGAAGCCCACTGCCAACATCGCTACACTCAACCATTGTCCACGCGTCAAGCCCAACCATTGGAAGCCGATTTGGGCATCAGGCATGCGGAAGTGTTCATCAGCGATGCGCACACAAGCATACAACACGATGAATGCTGAAGCGATGAAACCTGGCTTACGTGGTTTTCTCCACAACAAGAATAGAACCAGGAACAAGAACAACCCCTCACCCACCGCTGCAAACAATTGCGACGGATAGCGTGGAGTTAACAACGGTTCAATCGCTGCTTTCACAGCGGTGTTGCCATCTTGAATCGTCAGAATGATTTTGTGCAAAGTCGCGTAGACTTGTTCGCGTGCGCCTTGATCCATGTGGAATTTCCCCACAAGTTCCAACCACTGCTCACGTGTCGTTCCCATTTTATCGACGACATTACCAAGATCATTCAAACGGTTGAATTCTTGGGAAGGCCACATTTCGATGTCTTGAGGAAACTTCACAGCCAAAGGGAATGAAGGATCACAAGGACGCCCCACAAGCTCACCATTGATGAAGTTAGCAATACGACCAAAGAAAACACCCACCGGTCCCGCAACCGCTACCAAGTCAAAAAGGTAAGTGGCATTCACGGAGTACTTTCTTGCGTAAAGCAAGCAGGCCACCACGATACCGATCATACCGCCATGACTCGCCATGCCAC
This genomic window contains:
- a CDS encoding ABC transporter permease; this encodes MIFLNLAIKSLKNRALATTLTVISIALSVGLLLSVERAQRAAQEGFTQTISKTDLIVGARSGPLQLILYTVFNMGNATHNVSYESYQEIQKLPAVEWTIPYSLGDSHRGFRVVGTTADFFKHYHYRGDQQVSLHSGHELQDLWDVVIGAEVAHKLGYKLGDNVVIAHGVTKGEGVVKHDRRPFKIAGILNSTGTPLDRSVYVSLEGMEALHMDWQDGAVPSAAKETPAAEIKKENIKVHSITAFFVGAKSRVETLKLQREINEFKAEPLLAIIPGATLSELWQGLSYVENVLRMISWMVLAVGFMGMLIALTTTLNERRREMAILRAVGAGSQQILGLLVFESALLTIVGVVSGTVLSFILAIALKPWLENEFGLYLDGAAITGSELIYIFAAIAAGILIGLIPALRAQKQALKDGLSVRL
- a CDS encoding ABC transporter ATP-binding protein, which codes for MSSSEALIEIRNLEYTYPGYNKPTLVVPEFTVQKGEELFLYGPSGTGKTTLLECLSGVLVPTKGSIKVLGRDLSTMSSAERDAFRAEHMGYVFQSFNLIPYLSVIENIELPLHLSPVRKSRLGSVDTDMVIRALCGNLGIGDLLDKKVTELSVGQQQRVAVARALLGKPDLLLADEPTSALDADHREKFLKLLFDLSELYGTTVVFVSHDRGIEGLFTRSLSLESINRTAR
- a CDS encoding DUF2796 domain-containing protein translates to MFKVLLFSVLALAAREQGAHAHGLATVNVAFDGKNGKIEFHAPASSIYGFEYEAKSAKDKANKEAGLKKFNDKVNDLFQFAAENKCEVKMDYNEVVQKDKHADVNAIFNVTCETAPTGTAVTFGVQKVFAHVKTVKVTVINGETQKSQEIKKSGEQVEL
- a CDS encoding DUF3299 domain-containing protein, which codes for MKNWLIPGILILAVIATVATYQRLKEGPDLGGATVDWRLLGEMDYITGKGTPELDALNEKPVRIPGFMVPLEDEQRQVVEFLLVPSSQACIHVPAPPPNQMVYVKMKKGVPAMQGPIWVYGTFKLVTKKSMYGDASFEITGEAVEPYK
- the hisS gene encoding histidine--tRNA ligase — protein: MSGKIQRVRGTRDLLPEESRVFRFVEESAYKKANLYGYGEIETPIFEFSDVFHRTLGETSDVVSKETYDFTDRGGESLTLRPEGTAGVARAFISEGMSQNLPLKFYYSGPMFRYERPQKGRYRQFFQLGAECLGYDTPHADVECIAFAWDLLKSIGISGECTLELNTLGDAESRAAYREALVQYFTAHQEQLSADSKTRLAKNPLRILDSKDEGDKKLSENAPKFQQYLNEASQKFFAAVISGIEKLGIPYKVNPFIVRGLDYYCHTVFEFTTDKLGAQGTVLAGGRYDGLVETMGGPRTPGVGWAAGIDRLADLTPKELALKKEVLVAVIGADDQGEDESVKLAHEIRSRGIKAENFLSGKMGKKMQKANNKGAHYALILGGNEVSSKTVTVKNFVTGEQSTIPRSEIATFDFKI